In Lysinibacillus sp. FSL M8-0337, the following proteins share a genomic window:
- the rapZ gene encoding RNase adapter RapZ, giving the protein MTVVVESQQCTHELVIITGMSGAGKTVAIQSFEDLGYYCIDNLPPALLTTFLTLLRDSGKNITRIAAVMDMRGGDFFDSLIGALDHILKEGDIVARILFLDADDQTLVRRYKETRRAHPLAVTGLPLDGIKQERILLSEVKGRAKFVYNTSNMKPKELREKIVNEFASDADHTFSINIMSFGFKHGMPIDADLVFDVRFLKNPYYVEELRHKTGLQTEVSSYVLALEDTQILIQKLTDLFEFMVPLYKQEGKSQLVIAFGCTGGQHRSVTLAEYFGACLAKNENAVISHRDINRRKD; this is encoded by the coding sequence ATGACAGTGGTGGTTGAAAGTCAACAATGTACACATGAATTGGTCATTATTACAGGAATGTCTGGAGCTGGAAAAACCGTAGCTATTCAAAGCTTTGAGGATTTAGGGTATTACTGTATTGATAATTTACCACCAGCGTTACTCACAACTTTTTTAACTTTACTTAGAGATTCAGGTAAAAATATTACACGTATTGCCGCGGTCATGGATATGCGTGGCGGTGACTTTTTCGATTCGCTCATTGGTGCGCTTGACCATATATTAAAAGAAGGCGATATTGTTGCGCGGATTTTATTTTTAGATGCTGATGATCAGACGCTTGTAAGACGATATAAGGAAACAAGACGTGCACACCCATTAGCTGTAACCGGTTTACCTTTAGATGGTATTAAACAAGAACGTATACTTCTATCTGAAGTGAAGGGCCGCGCTAAATTTGTTTATAATACCTCCAACATGAAACCAAAAGAGTTACGCGAGAAAATTGTCAATGAATTTGCAAGCGATGCAGATCATACTTTTTCAATTAATATTATGTCCTTTGGATTTAAACATGGTATGCCAATAGATGCAGATTTAGTATTTGATGTGCGCTTTTTAAAAAATCCATATTATGTGGAGGAATTGCGCCATAAAACAGGTTTGCAAACAGAAGTTTCTTCTTATGTATTAGCGTTAGAGGATACACAAATCCTAATTCAAAAACTAACGGATTTGTTTGAATTTATGGTACCGCTTTATAAACAAGAGGGGAAATCACAACTTGTCATTGCTTTTGGTTGTACAGGAGGACAGCATCGTTCGGTGACGTTGGCAGAATATTTTGGTGCTTGCTTAGCCAAAAATGAAAATGCTGTGATATCGCACCGTGACATCAATCGAAGAAAGGATTGA
- a CDS encoding 8-oxo-dGTP diphosphatase, with product MQRIANLIAVKDGQVLLLQKPRRGWYVAPGGKMESGESIYEAALREFQEETNVIPLKAHLKGVYTMVIKEDNVKVDEWMLYTFVAKDIEGVPFEETREGKLAWHPIEDLKHLPMAEGDRTNLQFAVSQSGIQYGTFEYTKDFELLYEKIQISIEQ from the coding sequence ATGCAAAGAATTGCAAACTTGATCGCCGTAAAAGACGGCCAAGTATTATTACTTCAAAAGCCGAGACGTGGCTGGTATGTAGCACCAGGCGGAAAAATGGAGAGCGGTGAGTCTATTTATGAGGCCGCATTACGTGAGTTTCAGGAAGAAACAAATGTAATCCCATTGAAAGCGCATTTAAAAGGTGTCTATACGATGGTTATTAAAGAAGATAACGTTAAGGTAGATGAATGGATGTTGTATACTTTTGTAGCGAAGGATATAGAAGGTGTACCATTCGAAGAAACAAGAGAAGGTAAGCTTGCATGGCACCCAATTGAGGATTTGAAACATTTGCCAATGGCTGAAGGTGACCGAACAAATTTACAATTTGCTGTATCACAATCAGGCATTCAGTACGGTACATTCGAATACACGAAGGATTTTGAATTACTTTATGAAAAAATACAAATATCAATAGAACAATAA
- the trxB gene encoding thioredoxin-disulfide reductase, which yields MSEEKIYDVVIIGAGPAGMTAAVYTSRANLSTLMIERGIPGGQMANTEEVENYPGFDTILGPELSTKMFEHAKKFGAEYAYGDVSEIIDGEEYKTIKSGAKEYKTRSIILSTGAEYKKMGVPGEKELGGRGVSYCAVCDGAFFKQKNLVVVGGGDSAVEEGVYLTRFADKVTIVHRRDKLRAQKILQDRAFANDKIDFIWNATVKEINEADGKVGSVTLQSTVDGTESEFAADGVFIYIGMLPLTKPFESLGILNEAGYIVTNDNMETNVPGIFAAGDVREKTLRQIVTATGDGSIAAQAAQHYVEELLEKINA from the coding sequence ATGTCAGAAGAAAAAATTTATGATGTTGTAATTATTGGTGCAGGTCCTGCCGGAATGACTGCGGCTGTTTATACATCACGTGCAAATCTTTCAACATTAATGATTGAACGTGGTATCCCTGGTGGACAAATGGCGAATACGGAAGAAGTAGAAAACTATCCAGGATTTGATACTATTTTAGGGCCTGAGCTATCTACTAAAATGTTCGAACATGCGAAAAAATTTGGTGCTGAATATGCTTACGGTGATGTCTCAGAAATCATTGATGGTGAAGAATATAAAACGATAAAATCTGGTGCTAAGGAATATAAAACACGCTCAATTATCCTTTCTACTGGTGCAGAATATAAAAAAATGGGTGTACCTGGCGAAAAAGAGCTTGGTGGACGTGGTGTCAGCTACTGTGCCGTATGTGATGGTGCATTCTTTAAACAAAAAAATCTCGTTGTCGTAGGTGGCGGAGATTCTGCTGTTGAAGAAGGTGTGTATTTAACGCGTTTTGCTGATAAAGTAACAATTGTTCACCGTCGTGATAAATTACGTGCACAAAAAATTCTACAAGATCGTGCATTTGCAAACGACAAAATTGATTTCATTTGGAATGCAACAGTGAAAGAAATTAACGAAGCTGATGGTAAAGTAGGCAGCGTTACATTGCAATCAACTGTCGATGGCACAGAATCTGAATTTGCGGCTGATGGCGTATTTATTTACATTGGGATGTTGCCATTAACAAAACCTTTTGAATCTCTAGGCATTTTAAATGAAGCTGGTTATATTGTGACTAACGACAATATGGAAACAAATGTACCAGGTATTTTTGCTGCTGGGGATGTGCGTGAAAAAACGCTTCGTCAAATCGTTACTGCGACTGGCGATGGCAGTATTGCAGCGCAAGCAGCACAACATTATGTTGAAGAGTTATTAGAAAAAATTAACGCATAA
- a CDS encoding tetratricopeptide repeat protein — MEKKRQKEKQTNVVSFIPTGDYYYKKSIQAMNSGQMDKAYKYLQRAVDLSPDDPMILLQLAIVELEGQGFEEAYDLLRRAYQLDPNEPEIIFYMAEVSGCVGIIQDAKRFAEQYLEMEPEGAYADEAAEILDFVAFEHNEYEELEGSGEDLYRQEQARRCMEKGDFPEAINILEQLVEDRPEFWSAYNNLALAYFYVGEAEQAKAILNTVLRENKGNLHALCNLTVIAYYEKNDEELNALLEVLVKIQPYAWDHRYKLGATLALIGQYETAFKWLRSMQKRGYLGDPGFYFWLSHAAYFSGYDDIAKNAWEQLLELDPDKEGFEPWRQQENTYELDALEHDRDFIVAKLESEYISDRLFGLFLLRGTAHKQEIIAHPKWIDVEQFGAFEKLFLAYALGHQFDEKNKVEASFLRAVRVPEILLEHYGKLTTIVAPMFQMWFVLCEQALSQNYRFTNPAAIAGANDFLFRSSRMLKVTKKEIAEQYGISVATLSKYIDEILMYLPTS; from the coding sequence TTGGAAAAGAAACGTCAAAAAGAGAAGCAAACGAATGTCGTATCGTTCATTCCAACAGGCGACTATTATTATAAAAAATCAATTCAAGCAATGAATAGTGGTCAAATGGACAAAGCCTATAAATACTTACAACGTGCTGTAGATTTAAGTCCAGATGATCCAATGATTTTATTGCAATTAGCGATTGTAGAGTTAGAAGGTCAAGGTTTTGAGGAAGCCTATGATCTGCTTCGTCGTGCCTATCAATTAGACCCAAATGAGCCGGAAATTATTTTTTATATGGCTGAGGTATCAGGATGTGTGGGCATTATTCAAGATGCCAAACGCTTTGCAGAGCAATACTTAGAAATGGAACCTGAGGGTGCATATGCGGATGAAGCGGCAGAGATATTAGACTTTGTTGCTTTTGAGCACAATGAATATGAAGAGCTTGAGGGCAGTGGCGAGGATTTATATCGTCAGGAGCAAGCACGTCGTTGCATGGAAAAGGGTGACTTTCCAGAAGCAATCAATATTTTAGAACAATTAGTAGAAGATAGACCGGAATTTTGGTCAGCGTACAATAATTTAGCTTTAGCTTATTTTTATGTAGGTGAAGCGGAACAGGCTAAAGCGATTTTGAACACGGTTTTGCGTGAGAATAAAGGGAATCTCCATGCATTGTGTAATCTAACGGTTATTGCCTACTATGAGAAAAATGATGAGGAATTAAATGCTCTTTTAGAAGTATTGGTGAAAATTCAACCTTATGCTTGGGATCATCGTTACAAATTGGGCGCAACGCTTGCACTGATTGGTCAATATGAAACTGCATTTAAATGGCTACGAAGCATGCAGAAGCGTGGTTATTTAGGTGATCCAGGGTTTTACTTTTGGTTATCTCATGCGGCCTACTTTTCTGGTTACGATGATATTGCCAAAAATGCTTGGGAGCAGTTGCTTGAGTTAGATCCAGATAAAGAAGGTTTTGAACCTTGGCGTCAGCAGGAAAATACATATGAGCTTGACGCATTAGAGCATGATCGTGACTTCATTGTAGCGAAGCTTGAAAGTGAGTATATAAGTGATCGTTTATTTGGCTTATTTTTATTACGAGGAACAGCGCATAAGCAGGAAATCATTGCGCATCCTAAATGGATAGATGTAGAGCAATTTGGTGCTTTTGAAAAGCTTTTTTTAGCTTATGCACTAGGCCATCAGTTTGATGAGAAAAACAAAGTAGAGGCAAGTTTTTTAAGAGCCGTACGTGTACCCGAGATTTTGTTGGAGCACTATGGAAAATTGACGACAATCGTCGCACCGATGTTCCAAATGTGGTTCGTGCTTTGTGAACAAGCACTTAGTCAAAATTATCGCTTTACAAATCCGGCTGCTATTGCAGGTGCAAATGACTTTTTATTCCGCTCATCTCGCATGCTGAAGGTGACGAAAAAAGAAATCGCAGAGCAATATGGCATATCTGTAGCAACATTATCGAAATATATAGATGAAATATTAATGTACTTACCAACGAGTTAA
- the hisIE gene encoding bifunctional phosphoribosyl-AMP cyclohydrolase/phosphoribosyl-ATP diphosphatase HisIE produces the protein MIENIKFDDKGLVTAVVQDANTKEVLTVAYMNKESLEKTLESGETWFYSRSREALWHKGETSGNVQKVVSIKADCDGDALVVEVLPAGPACHNGTTSCFTKVLQEKAKVGSVSIIPELVKVIEKREQEMPEGAYTTYLFDKGIDKICKKVGEEATEVVIGAKNRDAEEVKWEAADLIYHLLVLLQEQKVNVFDVLHVLEKRHEEK, from the coding sequence ATGATAGAGAACATTAAATTTGACGATAAAGGTCTTGTGACAGCAGTTGTGCAAGATGCCAATACAAAAGAAGTATTAACTGTAGCCTATATGAATAAAGAATCATTAGAAAAAACATTAGAATCAGGCGAAACATGGTTTTACTCACGTTCTCGTGAAGCGCTTTGGCATAAAGGAGAGACGAGTGGTAACGTACAAAAAGTAGTGTCCATTAAAGCAGACTGTGATGGCGATGCATTAGTTGTAGAAGTACTTCCTGCTGGTCCTGCATGCCACAATGGCACAACATCTTGCTTTACGAAGGTACTGCAAGAAAAAGCAAAAGTTGGTTCGGTTAGTATTATCCCTGAGCTAGTTAAAGTAATTGAAAAACGTGAGCAAGAAATGCCAGAGGGTGCATATACTACATATTTATTCGATAAAGGCATCGATAAAATTTGTAAAAAAGTTGGGGAAGAAGCTACAGAGGTAGTTATTGGTGCAAAAAATCGTGATGCAGAAGAAGTGAAATGGGAAGCGGCTGATTTAATTTACCACTTATTAGTTTTACTGCAAGAACAAAAAGTAAATGTTTTTGACGTATTACATGTGTTGGAAAAACGTCACGAGGAGAAATAA
- the hisF gene encoding imidazole glycerol phosphate synthase subunit HisF produces the protein MLTKRIIPCLDVKEGRVVKGVQFVSLRDAGDPVELAKFYDEQGADELVFLDISASHEGRETMVDVVRQTAATLAIPFTVGGGIRSLEDMKRILRAGADKVSVNTSALERPALIKEGSDYFGAQCIVVAIDARYSEEDGTWMVYTHGGRNKTSWQVIEWAKEAVRLGAGEILLTSMNQDGEKSGFDLALTKAVRQAVTVPVIASGGAGNAEHFYEVLADDVDADAALAASIFHYKETSVAQVKQYLREKGVAVR, from the coding sequence GTGCTAACGAAACGTATTATTCCATGTCTTGATGTGAAGGAAGGACGAGTTGTTAAAGGTGTACAGTTCGTATCATTACGTGATGCAGGAGATCCGGTAGAACTTGCAAAGTTTTATGATGAACAAGGTGCAGATGAGCTTGTTTTCCTAGATATCTCCGCATCGCATGAAGGCCGTGAAACAATGGTCGATGTAGTGCGCCAAACTGCGGCGACACTAGCTATACCATTTACTGTTGGTGGCGGTATTCGCTCGTTAGAGGATATGAAGCGTATTTTACGCGCTGGAGCTGACAAAGTATCTGTTAATACTTCTGCCTTAGAACGCCCAGCGCTGATTAAAGAAGGTTCTGACTATTTCGGTGCACAATGTATTGTTGTTGCCATTGATGCGCGCTATAGTGAAGAAGATGGCACGTGGATGGTCTATACACACGGTGGTCGCAACAAAACATCTTGGCAAGTAATAGAGTGGGCAAAAGAAGCTGTCCGTTTAGGTGCTGGTGAGATTTTATTAACAAGTATGAATCAAGACGGTGAAAAATCTGGCTTTGATTTAGCTTTAACGAAGGCTGTACGACAGGCCGTGACAGTCCCAGTCATTGCAAGTGGTGGTGCAGGGAATGCCGAACATTTTTACGAAGTATTAGCGGACGATGTTGATGCTGATGCAGCACTTGCAGCATCCATTTTTCATTACAAAGAAACGAGTGTAGCGCAAGTAAAACAATACTTACGTGAAAAAGGAGTGGCAGTAAGATGA
- the hisH gene encoding imidazole glycerol phosphate synthase subunit HisH has translation MKIGVIDYGMGNLFSVEQALKRLGCEVIVTAQEQELDKADALLLPGVGAFPDAMKRLAETKLDCYLQKVQAESRPLLGICLGMQLLFEESVEVTPTKGLGFFKGSIQRFSGIQGEQSYRVPHMGWNELIVTNRPAWLKDEAPAEHVYFVHSFYATNIEPTELVAYADYHGIEVPGIVAKGSITGMQFHPEKSGELGVYLLEQWLKGVAAC, from the coding sequence GTGAAAATAGGTGTCATTGACTATGGGATGGGTAATTTATTTAGTGTTGAACAAGCACTAAAACGACTTGGCTGTGAAGTCATTGTAACAGCACAAGAACAGGAACTAGATAAAGCTGATGCCCTGTTACTGCCAGGTGTGGGCGCTTTCCCCGATGCTATGAAACGTTTAGCTGAAACAAAATTAGATTGCTATTTACAAAAAGTACAAGCAGAAAGTCGACCATTGCTCGGTATTTGTTTAGGTATGCAGTTATTATTTGAGGAAAGCGTAGAGGTGACACCTACGAAGGGACTAGGTTTCTTCAAAGGTAGCATTCAACGTTTTAGCGGCATTCAGGGGGAGCAGTCTTATCGAGTGCCTCATATGGGGTGGAATGAATTAATTGTGACAAATCGACCAGCATGGCTCAAAGACGAGGCACCTGCCGAGCACGTTTATTTTGTTCATTCTTTTTATGCGACGAATATTGAACCGACAGAACTAGTGGCCTATGCTGACTACCATGGCATTGAAGTCCCAGGGATTGTTGCCAAAGGCTCGATCACAGGTATGCAATTCCATCCTGAAAAATCGGGTGAGTTAGGCGTGTACTTATTAGAACAATGGTTAAAAGGGGTGGCGGCGTGCTAA
- the hisB gene encoding imidazoleglycerol-phosphate dehydratase HisB, with protein MTEQKRYAKVERKTNETQISVAIDLDGEGKADIKTGVGFMDHMLDLFIKHGLFNGTIQANGDTHIDDHHTTEDLGIVLGQAIRQALGDKKGIKRYGNAFVPMDDALAQVVVDCSNRPHLEYRVPELKEKVGTFDTELVHEFLWKFALEARMNVHVIVPYGHNTHHIIEAIFKALARAIDAAVEIDPRVKGVPSTKGLLT; from the coding sequence ATGACAGAACAGAAACGCTACGCAAAGGTAGAACGCAAAACAAATGAAACGCAAATTTCAGTTGCCATTGACTTAGATGGCGAGGGCAAAGCGGATATCAAAACTGGTGTTGGTTTTATGGATCACATGCTGGATTTATTTATTAAACATGGTCTATTTAATGGCACAATTCAAGCGAACGGTGATACGCATATTGACGATCACCATACAACGGAAGACCTTGGCATTGTATTAGGACAAGCCATTCGTCAAGCGCTCGGCGATAAGAAAGGCATTAAACGTTATGGTAATGCCTTTGTACCAATGGATGATGCACTGGCACAAGTTGTTGTCGATTGTTCAAATCGTCCACATTTAGAGTATCGTGTGCCTGAACTAAAAGAGAAAGTAGGAACTTTTGATACTGAGCTAGTGCATGAGTTTTTATGGAAATTCGCACTTGAAGCAAGAATGAATGTCCACGTTATCGTACCGTATGGTCATAATACACACCACATTATCGAAGCTATTTTTAAAGCATTAGCTCGTGCCATTGATGCGGCAGTTGAAATTGATCCTCGCGTTAAAGGTGTACCTTCTACAAAGGGGCTGTTAACGTGA
- the hisD gene encoding histidinol dehydrogenase: MKITKLAKGISLKRPLEGGNEEQLKIVRQVLADVRAQGDSAIRTYTEKWDGFAPDNLRVTKAEIEEGVGAIDAQLFADLTEAAHNIRVYHEQQKRSGYRLELADGSWLGQRITALDAVGLYVPGGTAAYPSSVLMNVIPAQVAGVKRIVITSPAGRDGKLPAGVLAAAHILGVEEVYKIGGAQAIAALAYGTETIQAVDKITGPGNIYVALAKREVFGEVAIDMIAGPSEIAVIADETAFADEVAADLLSQAEHDKMACAILVTTSEQLAHDVALEVERQLATLPREEVARASIENFGAIYIAETMSDAVEAINSLAPEHLEIVTKNAEAVAEQVRHAGGIFIGRYSSEPVGDYFAGTNHVLPTNSTARFASGLNVDDFVKKSSIVYYTEKTWAMNAPKIARLARMEGLEGHARAVESRGWEKE; the protein is encoded by the coding sequence ATGAAAATCACAAAGTTAGCAAAAGGTATTTCCTTGAAACGACCACTTGAAGGTGGCAACGAAGAACAATTAAAAATTGTACGACAAGTATTGGCAGATGTTCGAGCACAAGGTGACAGCGCAATACGTACATATACAGAAAAATGGGATGGCTTTGCTCCAGACAATTTACGTGTTACAAAGGCAGAGATTGAAGAGGGAGTAGGGGCAATCGACGCGCAATTATTTGCAGATTTAACAGAAGCTGCCCACAATATTCGCGTTTATCATGAGCAACAAAAACGTTCTGGCTATCGTTTGGAATTAGCGGATGGCTCTTGGCTTGGGCAACGAATTACTGCACTCGATGCAGTAGGTCTTTACGTTCCAGGAGGAACAGCGGCCTATCCTTCTTCCGTGTTGATGAACGTTATTCCTGCTCAAGTAGCTGGGGTTAAGCGAATTGTTATCACATCACCTGCGGGGCGTGACGGGAAATTACCTGCTGGTGTACTGGCCGCAGCTCATATTTTAGGTGTGGAAGAAGTATATAAAATTGGCGGGGCACAGGCAATTGCAGCACTTGCCTATGGAACGGAAACAATTCAAGCCGTCGATAAAATAACGGGTCCAGGTAATATTTACGTTGCACTTGCTAAACGCGAAGTATTTGGTGAGGTCGCGATTGATATGATTGCCGGACCAAGTGAAATTGCCGTAATCGCAGATGAAACAGCTTTTGCAGATGAGGTAGCTGCAGACCTATTATCACAGGCAGAACACGATAAGATGGCCTGCGCCATTTTAGTGACAACGTCTGAGCAACTTGCTCACGATGTAGCACTTGAAGTGGAAAGACAATTAGCGACTTTACCACGTGAAGAAGTAGCGCGTGCCTCAATCGAAAATTTTGGCGCGATTTATATTGCTGAAACGATGTCAGATGCAGTGGAGGCAATTAATTCATTAGCCCCTGAACATTTAGAAATCGTGACTAAAAATGCCGAAGCGGTGGCAGAGCAAGTGCGCCATGCAGGTGGTATTTTCATCGGTCGATATAGCTCCGAGCCTGTTGGAGATTATTTTGCTGGCACAAACCATGTGCTACCAACAAACAGCACAGCGCGTTTTGCAAGTGGCTTAAATGTAGATGACTTCGTAAAAAAATCGAGCATCGTTTATTATACTGAAAAAACTTGGGCAATGAACGCCCCGAAAATTGCACGCTTAGCTCGGATGGAAGGCTTAGAGGGCCATGCTCGTGCTGTAGAATCTCGTGGATGGGAAAAGGAGTAA
- the hisG gene encoding ATP phosphoribosyltransferase yields the protein MNELTIAMPKGRIFEEAYQMLIEAGFNLPEEVEMSRKLMIEIPEEKIRFILAKPMDVPVYVEHGVADIGIAGKDVLLEQQRVVHELLDLKISTCYIASAGLPNTTMNELAPRIATKYPNIAMKYYKGIGEQVEIIELNGSIELAPMIGLADRIVDIVSTGRTLKENGLVEYEYITEVSSRLIANPVSYRMKGDRIIDLVKRLKKCVD from the coding sequence GTGAATGAATTAACCATTGCTATGCCGAAAGGGCGCATTTTTGAAGAGGCATACCAAATGCTTATTGAAGCGGGCTTTAATTTACCAGAAGAGGTTGAAATGTCGCGTAAATTAATGATCGAAATCCCAGAAGAGAAAATTCGTTTTATTCTAGCGAAACCTATGGATGTGCCTGTTTATGTTGAGCACGGTGTAGCCGATATTGGAATTGCTGGCAAAGATGTTTTACTGGAGCAACAGCGCGTGGTACATGAGCTTCTTGATTTGAAAATAAGTACTTGCTATATTGCTTCAGCTGGCTTACCGAATACGACGATGAACGAACTTGCGCCACGCATTGCGACGAAGTATCCGAACATTGCCATGAAGTATTATAAAGGAATTGGCGAACAAGTAGAAATTATTGAATTGAATGGGTCGATTGAGCTTGCGCCAATGATTGGTTTAGCGGACCGTATTGTGGATATCGTATCAACTGGACGTACGTTGAAAGAAAATGGCTTAGTTGAGTATGAGTATATTACGGAAGTGTCATCACGCTTAATTGCCAATCCAGTAAGTTACCGCATGAAAGGTGATCGCATAATCGATTTGGTGAAACGTTTAAAGAAGTGTGTCGACTAA
- a CDS encoding ATP phosphoribosyltransferase regulatory subunit — MSSIKMFEKPLGMRDKFPQIYEKVEAVRHTGRNFLRSRGYEFIKTPTVEYFDTVGKASAISDAHLFKLVDSQGNTLVLRPDMTTPIARVATSKLLKEMIPLRLAYFASVFRAQETEGGRPAEFEQMGIELIGDHSVFADAEVIVTAMELLKQFGLENFKVTIGHAGVLNCILQDYTESIEQEDVLRTLLVQRNYVGFEEAVASFDLPKTKSDALLQFIEEAMTLKEIRDIEKYVRKNDALEYMQQLAKLLEVADLAQYVAFDFTLSSHMSYYTGMLFEVFASGSGFPLGNGGRYDGLLEVFGSKVGATGFSIRVDRLLETITAQASDKEEAIVVLFEEENFEEALEKIQALRAVGTQATLQLRSSLVDEAAFLTHFTKVVVVGQEEIRGE; from the coding sequence ATGTCGTCGATTAAAATGTTCGAAAAGCCACTTGGTATGCGTGATAAATTTCCGCAAATTTATGAAAAAGTAGAAGCTGTAAGACATACAGGTCGAAATTTTTTACGCTCAAGAGGCTATGAATTTATTAAAACGCCTACAGTAGAGTATTTCGATACGGTAGGGAAAGCATCTGCAATTTCCGATGCGCATTTATTTAAGCTTGTAGATAGTCAGGGCAATACGCTCGTCCTACGTCCTGATATGACAACACCGATTGCTCGAGTAGCCACTTCAAAATTATTAAAAGAAATGATACCGCTGCGCTTAGCTTACTTTGCAAGTGTATTTCGTGCACAGGAAACAGAAGGTGGACGTCCCGCAGAATTTGAGCAAATGGGCATTGAGTTAATAGGTGATCATTCCGTGTTTGCGGATGCTGAAGTAATCGTTACAGCAATGGAGTTATTAAAACAATTTGGATTAGAAAATTTCAAAGTCACAATAGGCCATGCAGGTGTCTTGAATTGTATTTTGCAGGACTATACAGAAAGCATCGAACAAGAAGATGTTCTGCGTACACTGCTTGTACAACGAAATTATGTAGGCTTTGAGGAGGCGGTTGCATCATTTGATTTACCAAAAACAAAATCAGATGCATTGTTACAGTTTATTGAAGAGGCAATGACCTTAAAGGAAATTCGCGATATTGAAAAATATGTGCGTAAAAATGACGCATTAGAATATATGCAACAACTTGCAAAACTATTAGAAGTCGCTGATCTTGCACAGTATGTCGCATTTGATTTTACTCTTTCAAGCCATATGAGCTATTACACAGGTATGTTATTTGAAGTATTTGCTTCAGGCAGTGGTTTCCCATTAGGAAATGGTGGCCGTTACGACGGTTTGCTTGAAGTATTTGGTTCAAAGGTCGGTGCTACAGGCTTTAGCATTCGTGTAGATAGATTATTAGAAACGATTACTGCACAAGCTTCGGACAAGGAAGAAGCCATTGTGGTGCTATTCGAGGAAGAAAATTTTGAAGAGGCTCTAGAAAAAATACAAGCTTTAAGAGCAGTGGGTACACAAGCGACTTTACAGTTGAGAAGTAGTTTAGTTGATGAAGCAGCCTTTTTAACGCATTTTACAAAGGTAGTTGTTGTTGGACAGGAGGAAATTCGCGGTGAATGA
- a CDS encoding acyltransferase, whose amino-acid sequence MARKTERYRVEGANSLWNVYDTVSFWKVMKCFIVIQIGRFTPFLRVKNWLYRTFLKMKIGDQTSFALMVMPDTMFPERIHVGNNTVIGFNTTILAHEYLIEEYRLGDVHIGNEVMVGANSTILPGVTIGDGAIVSAATLVHKDVPAGCLAGGNPMQIIYTAEQMAERKRSEVVQWCTPKK is encoded by the coding sequence ATGGCGCGTAAAACGGAAAGATATCGTGTCGAAGGAGCAAACTCGCTATGGAATGTATATGATACGGTGTCCTTTTGGAAGGTGATGAAGTGCTTCATTGTCATTCAAATTGGACGCTTCACACCTTTTTTACGCGTGAAGAACTGGCTGTATCGTACTTTTTTAAAAATGAAAATTGGTGACCAAACGTCTTTCGCTTTAATGGTCATGCCAGATACGATGTTTCCAGAGCGTATTCATGTCGGCAATAATACAGTCATTGGCTTTAATACGACAATTTTAGCGCATGAATACTTAATTGAAGAGTATCGTTTAGGAGATGTCCATATTGGCAATGAAGTAATGGTTGGTGCCAATTCGACCATTTTACCAGGAGTGACAATAGGGGACGGTGCTATTGTGTCTGCGGCAACACTCGTACATAAGGATGTACCAGCTGGTTGTCTAGCAGGTGGCAACCCGATGCAAATTATTTACACTGCGGAACAGATGGCGGAGCGCAAACGAAGTGAAGTTGTTCAATGGTGCACGCCGAAAAAGTAA